A genomic stretch from Pirellulales bacterium includes:
- the ricT gene encoding regulatory iron-sulfur-containing complex subunit RicT, with translation MSDYSVVAMQKYVVRYGVMRTLGVFSTSRGDVFTRGARVIVRTDRGLEAGEVLCVATEETTGQLQDPQRGQILRLMTTDDEHELSRMHGQERAEFESCRRVVNELKLPMKLVDVEHVFGGERVVVYFLAENRVDFRVLVKTLASEFQTRIEMRQIGVRDEAKLLADYGDCGKPVCCNTHLSEMPPVSMKMAKLQKATLDPTKISGRCGRLKCCLRYEFDTYEQLQKDLPAVGSNVVTAKGRMRVLAHEILANQLLVETEDRLRVLIPAGDVLSVLDSGARNN, from the coding sequence GTGAGCGACTATAGTGTCGTTGCCATGCAAAAGTATGTCGTCCGCTACGGGGTCATGCGCACCTTGGGGGTCTTCAGCACCAGCCGAGGCGATGTCTTTACGCGCGGTGCCCGCGTGATCGTACGGACCGATCGTGGGCTGGAAGCCGGCGAAGTGCTCTGCGTGGCAACCGAAGAAACCACCGGCCAGTTGCAAGACCCGCAACGCGGACAAATCCTGCGTCTGATGACCACCGACGACGAGCACGAGTTGTCGCGGATGCACGGTCAGGAGCGCGCCGAGTTCGAGAGCTGCCGCCGCGTCGTCAACGAGCTGAAGCTGCCCATGAAGCTGGTCGACGTCGAACACGTGTTTGGCGGAGAGCGAGTGGTGGTGTACTTTTTGGCGGAGAATCGGGTCGATTTTCGCGTCCTGGTGAAAACGCTTGCTAGCGAATTCCAAACCCGCATCGAGATGCGGCAGATCGGCGTCCGCGACGAGGCCAAACTGCTTGCAGACTACGGCGATTGCGGCAAGCCGGTGTGCTGCAATACGCATCTGTCGGAGATGCCGCCGGTATCAATGAAGATGGCGAAATTGCAGAAGGCGACGCTCGACCCGACCAAGATTTCCGGCCGCTGTGGCCGCCTGAAATGCTGCTTGCGATATGAGTTCGACACCTATGAGCAATTGCAAAAGGACTTGCCGGCGGTGGGGTCGAACGTAGTTACGGCCAAGGGGCGGATGCGTGTCTTGGCGCACGAGATTCTCGCCAACCAATTGTTGGTGGAAACTGAGGACCGTTTGCGCGTCCTGATTCCTGCCGGTGATGTGCTGAGCGTGCTCGATTCCGGCGCTCGCAACAATTAA
- a CDS encoding Minf_1886 family protein: MSDAANTLAELLREDKRYQRSAYLFVFDALNYAHSVLELGGQKGAEGDEPSPTSERHLTGQELCEAIRLYALDQYGYMAKVVLDSWGVHTTGDFGEIVFNLIRVGLMRKTDDDRREDFDDVFDFESGLRQSFQITPPE, encoded by the coding sequence ATGTCAGACGCTGCGAACACGCTCGCCGAGTTGCTGCGCGAAGACAAGCGATACCAGCGATCGGCGTATTTATTTGTCTTCGACGCGCTGAACTACGCTCATTCCGTCTTGGAACTGGGCGGACAAAAGGGAGCCGAAGGGGACGAACCGTCGCCAACCTCGGAACGGCACCTGACCGGTCAGGAACTATGCGAGGCGATCCGCCTCTATGCGCTCGACCAATATGGCTACATGGCCAAGGTTGTGCTCGACAGTTGGGGAGTTCATACCACCGGGGATTTTGGTGAGATCGTGTTCAATCTCATCCGCGTGGGACTAATGCGAAAAACGGACGACGATCGCCGGGAAGATTTTGACGATGTGTTCGATTTCGAGAGTGGGCTGAGACAAAGCTTCCAGATCACACCGCCGGAATAA
- a CDS encoding metallophosphoesterase, which translates to MVLAGDLFNDSRLRGLQERDVQIVELLRRYTKHVRVDWVVGNHDPSPTWFAALLGIEAQEEVILNVGAAQYLVYHGHGWDPSLSWPQLEVDTADAVYFACQWLDSSHRLARRLKRTSKHFFHVTDVLRRRAIDEARLRGVAGVILGHSHLACDVRSADVHYLNCGCWTEKPLSFVGISGSTARVYDWDPVARTPLPRSLTPLDAETLLNSCA; encoded by the coding sequence TTGGTCCTGGCCGGCGACTTGTTCAACGATTCACGTCTACGTGGATTGCAGGAGCGAGACGTGCAGATCGTGGAGTTGCTGAGACGGTACACTAAACACGTTCGCGTTGATTGGGTCGTCGGCAATCATGACCCGTCTCCAACCTGGTTCGCCGCGTTGCTGGGAATCGAGGCGCAAGAGGAAGTCATCTTGAACGTCGGTGCCGCGCAGTACCTGGTGTATCACGGGCACGGCTGGGATCCTTCGCTTAGTTGGCCACAACTCGAAGTCGACACGGCGGACGCTGTTTACTTCGCGTGCCAATGGCTCGACTCTTCGCATCGTCTGGCGCGACGCCTTAAACGCACGTCAAAGCATTTCTTCCATGTGACCGATGTCCTCCGTCGGCGAGCCATCGACGAAGCGCGCCTGCGAGGCGTGGCCGGTGTTATCCTGGGCCACTCGCACCTGGCGTGTGACGTACGTAGCGCGGACGTTCACTATTTGAACTGCGGATGCTGGACAGAAAAGCCTTTGTCGTTTGTTGGCATCTCGGGCTCGACAGCGCGAGTTTACGATTGGGATCCTGTGGCACGTACGCCGCTGCCGCGCAGTCTGACGCCGCTTGATGCCGAGACACTTCTGAATTCCTGTGCCTAG
- the ffh gene encoding signal recognition particle protein: MFESLQDGLSSALRTLSGKARLTESNMRDGLRLVQQSLLEADVSFPVVKQFMDRVSEQAVGEQVLKSLRPDQQVVGIVYNELVNLMGPVDHSLHLKPDLTVLMMCGLQGSGKTTTCGKLARLLIERGRKPMLVAADLQRPAAVHQLQVLGEQIGAPVYVEEGASDPVAVCQNALKQAKSQGAEVLILDTAGRLHIDEELMQQLQRIDRRVNPDQVYLVVDAMTGQDAVNSAKAFNEALELDGCIMTKLDGDARGGAALSVKAVTGVPLKFMGTGEHLDALEEFHPDRMASRILGMGDVLTLVEQAQQKFDQDEMQEQEERLRRGEFTLDDFRKQLSQIGRLGPLNKVMGLIPGMGGLQKMMGDADADGDMKRLVGIIDSMTAEERRNPSKTIDQSRRRRIAVGAGVEPAEVNQLVKQFDGMADIMKRMAGMGIRERMREVQQLQRGGFLDPGSSLARQKKGTGKRLSAQERTNLKKQREKEMRRRKRDGKRERGGSSPEQNGNPRGF, encoded by the coding sequence ATGTTCGAGTCGTTGCAAGATGGCCTCAGTTCGGCGCTGCGGACTCTGAGCGGGAAAGCCCGGCTCACTGAGTCCAACATGCGCGACGGGCTGCGCCTGGTGCAACAGTCGCTGCTCGAGGCCGACGTCAGCTTTCCGGTCGTCAAGCAGTTCATGGACCGAGTCAGCGAGCAGGCCGTAGGGGAACAAGTCCTCAAGAGCCTCCGCCCCGACCAACAAGTAGTAGGCATCGTCTACAACGAGTTGGTCAATCTGATGGGTCCGGTCGACCATTCGCTGCACCTCAAGCCCGATTTGACCGTGCTGATGATGTGCGGTCTGCAAGGCTCGGGCAAAACGACGACCTGCGGCAAGTTAGCGCGCCTGTTGATCGAGCGTGGCCGTAAACCAATGCTCGTTGCGGCGGACTTACAGCGTCCCGCGGCCGTTCACCAATTGCAGGTACTCGGCGAACAGATCGGCGCACCGGTTTACGTGGAAGAGGGTGCGAGCGATCCCGTGGCCGTCTGCCAGAATGCGCTCAAACAAGCCAAATCCCAAGGCGCCGAGGTTCTGATCTTGGACACGGCCGGCCGTCTGCACATCGACGAAGAGTTGATGCAGCAGCTGCAGCGTATCGATCGCCGGGTCAATCCCGATCAGGTTTACCTGGTGGTCGACGCCATGACCGGCCAGGACGCCGTCAATAGCGCGAAGGCCTTTAACGAGGCGCTCGAGCTCGACGGCTGTATTATGACCAAGCTCGATGGCGACGCCCGCGGCGGCGCAGCCCTGAGCGTAAAGGCCGTCACCGGCGTGCCGCTGAAATTCATGGGAACGGGCGAGCATTTGGACGCGCTCGAAGAGTTCCACCCAGACCGCATGGCCAGCCGTATCCTGGGCATGGGGGACGTGCTGACACTTGTCGAGCAGGCGCAGCAAAAGTTCGACCAGGACGAAATGCAGGAGCAGGAGGAACGGCTCCGCCGCGGAGAGTTCACTCTGGACGACTTCCGCAAACAGCTCAGCCAGATTGGCCGCCTCGGCCCTCTGAACAAGGTAATGGGTCTGATCCCCGGCATGGGCGGCCTACAAAAAATGATGGGGGATGCCGACGCCGACGGCGACATGAAGCGCCTGGTCGGCATTATCGATTCGATGACCGCCGAGGAACGTCGCAACCCTTCCAAAACGATCGACCAAAGTCGCCGACGCCGCATCGCCGTGGGCGCCGGCGTCGAACCGGCCGAAGTCAATCAGCTGGTCAAGCAGTTCGACGGCATGGCCGACATCATGAAGCGGATGGCCGGCATGGGAATCCGCGAACGGATGCGGGAGGTGCAGCAACTGCAGCGAGGTGGCTTCCTCGACCCAGGTTCGTCATTGGCTCGACAGAAAAAAGGCACCGGCAAGCGCCTTTCCGCCCAGGAACGCACCAACCTGAAAAAACAACGCGAGAAGGAAATGCGGCGACGCAAACGGGATGGCAAGCGAGAGCGCGGCGGCAGTAGTCCGGAGCAGAACGGAAATCCGCGAGGCTTTTAG